In a genomic window of Erigeron canadensis isolate Cc75 chromosome 5, C_canadensis_v1, whole genome shotgun sequence:
- the LOC122601062 gene encoding uncharacterized protein LOC122601062, translating to MPNYAKFIKDLVTDKRKLEEAKATFLNAECSAIVQNQIPSKLEDPGSFLITCSLDNKLNCDALADIGASINLMPFSVYRRLYLAALKPTRMSIRLADHSFQYPMGIAENLCVKVGHIVFLADFVILEMEEDAKVPLILGRPFLYTADAIIRVKDKIISLEDEALEMELMSFLDTDEGEALLACSKEEQVMVADMVREIMEVSTDESMPEDETFEEIKRDGLKIETSVDNPPTDLELKPLPEHLEYAFLEGKSLLPVVISSSLSDDENEFDLEIKDKKGAENLVADHLSRLEDPHREEPKGDDIDDAFPDESLMSIESNVPWYADFANYLVAGVLPKG from the exons ATGCCGAATTATGCTAAGTTCATCAAGGATCTTGTAACGGATAAGAGGAAGCTAGAGGAAGCTAAAGCTACTTTCCTCAATGCGGAGTGTTCGGCGATTGTGCAAAATCAAATTCCTTCCAAGCttgaagatccagggagttttctcaTTACTTGTTCTCTAGATAATAAGCTTAATTGTGATGCTTTGGCCGACATTGGTGCaagcattaatttgatgcctttttCGGTTTATAGGCGATTGTATTTAGCGGCTCTTAAGCCAACTcggatgagcattaggctcgccgATCATtctttccaatatcccatggggattgcGGAAAATTTGTGTGTGAAAGTAGGCCATATTGTCTTTTTGGCtgattttgttattcttgagaTGGAAGAGGATGCCAAGGTTCCTCTTATTTTAGGCCGACCTTTCTTGTATACGGCCGATGCCATCATTCGTGTTAAGGATAAGATTATTTCATTAG aagacgaagcttTGGAAATGGAATTAATGAGTTTCTTGGACACAGATGAGGGAGAAGCTTTGCTTGCTTGTAGTAAAGAGGAACAAGTGATGGTTGCGGACATGGTAAGAGAGATTATGGAGGTAAGCACGGATGAATCAATGCCGGAAGATGAGACTTTTGAGGAAATTAAGAGGGatggtttgaagattgaaacttcggtAGACAATCCACCAACCGATTTGGAGCTCAAGCCACTTCCCGAGCACTTGGAATATGCATTCCTTGAAGGTAAGTCGCTTCTTCCCGTTGTCATATCATCATCACTCTCGGATGATGAGAATG agttTGATCTTgagataaaggataagaaaggggctGAAAATTTGGTGGCCGATCATTTGAGTAGGTTAGAggatcctcaccgtgaggaaccTAAGggggatgatattgatgatgcattCCCGGATGAGTCTTTAATGAGCATTGAATCTAACGTTCCATGGTATGCAGATTTTGCTAACTATCTTGTTGCAGGGGTACTTCCAAAAGGATAG
- the LOC122600902 gene encoding uncharacterized protein LOC122600902, giving the protein MSNFYGFLELLKGPFKILSQNGRLMAIIAIIYLMLYSLSFILFTYTTNPFITDFVLKLFSLPSARPGTPEYTNILISIRDDIGIFLGIEGAYAIFYFFVVVFAQTSVIIIASCYYNGNNNLSFNELMLKVSKTWSRPFVTLFYIHLLAGGYSTLFFLPFLVPTLVLFDHRVILVTVLTLLAILFITFYIYLSVVWSLAVVVSVNEDTYGLLALGKARELVKGNRVPGFFLNFLCLLVMGFIFVFGSKLSPSMPIIVGNIEFICIGLVSMFQFMAYSGFYYQCKNNTTKSRGLEYSQIPTAVVLSEDIP; this is encoded by the coding sequence ATGAGCAACTTTTATGGTTTTCTTGAGCTCTTGAAAGGACCCTTTAAAATCCTTTCTCAAAATGGAAGGCTTATGGCTATCATAGCCATCATTTACCTTATGCTTTACTCCTTGTCGTTCATCCTATTCACCTACACGACTAATCCCTTCATCACCGATTTTGTCCTCAAACTTTTTTCCTTACCATCTGCACGTCCCGGTACTCCTGAGTATACAAATATCTTGATTTCCATTCGTGATGACATCGGCATCTTTCTTGGAATTGAAGGTGCCTACGCCATTTTCTACTTCTTCGTTGTGGTTTTTGCCCAAACTTCAGTCATTATAATAGCATCATGCTATTACAATGGTAATAATAACTTGTCCTTCAATGAACTTATGttaaaagtatcaaaaacttggtCTAGACCATTTGTTACTTTGTTTTATATTCATCTTCTTGCTGGTGGTTACTCAACCCTCttctttttgcctttcttgGTTCCGACCCTTGTACTTTTTGACCATCGTGTCATTCTAGTTACCGTTCTGACCCTCCTCGCTATCCTTTTTATCACATTTTATATCTATCTTTCGGTTGTTTGGAGTTTGGCCGTTGTTGTATCTGTAAATGAGGACACTTATGGGCTTTTAGCACTCGGGAAAGCTAGAGAACTTGTGAAGGGCAATAGGGTCCCTGGATTTTTTCTCAACTTTCTCTGCCTTCTTGTTAtgggttttatttttgtatttggatCGAAATTATCACCTTCTATGCCAATTATTGTTGGGAACATTGAATTTATTTGTATCGGGCTAGTGAGCATGTTTCAGTTCATGGCATATAGCGGATTCTATTACCAGTGTAAAAATAACACAACGAAATCTAGGGGTCTGGAATATAGCCAGATTCCAACTGCAGTTGTTCTTAGTGAAGATATACCATAA